A portion of the Microbacterium hominis genome contains these proteins:
- the tkt gene encoding transketolase codes for MSELRWEEIDGRAVDTARVLAADAVEKVGNGHPGTAMSLAPAAYLLYQKVMRHDPADTDWLGRDRFILSAGHSSLTQYVQLYLGGFGLELDDLKSLRTWGSLTPGHPEYGHTKGVEITTGPLGQGLATSVGFAYAARYERGLFDPEAPAGESPFDHFVYVIASDGDLQEGITSEASSLAGHQELGNLVVIYDANQISIEDDTDVAFTEDVAARYEAYGWHVQTVDWKKSGEYAEDPAELFAAIEAAKSETGKPSIIILKTIIGWPAPNKQNTGKIHGSALGGDELAATKEILGFDPAETFAVADDVIAHTRALADRAAEQRAAWQVSFDAWAAANPERKALLDRLQAGELPADLADALPVFESGKDVSTRAASGQVINALAGQLPELWGGSADLAESNLTTIKDAKSFIPAEWSTEEWTGDRYGRVLHFGIREHAMGAIVNGIVLHGPTRAFGGTFLIFSDYMRPAVRLAALMDVPSIYVWTHDSVALGEDGPTHQPIEQLATLRAIPNFTMVRPADANETAHAWLELLRRQGGPAGIALTRQNIPVFPRGEDGFATADGVAKGAYVLIDAEGATPDVILIATGSEVQLAVAARETLAAEGVNARVVSAPSLEWFAEQTPEYRESVLPAAVKARVSVEAGSALTWAGIVGDAGRSVAIDHFGASADYKTLFEKFGFTADAVADAARETIAAAAALTKEYA; via the coding sequence GTGTCGGAACTGCGTTGGGAAGAGATCGATGGGCGCGCGGTGGACACCGCTCGTGTGCTGGCTGCGGATGCGGTGGAGAAGGTCGGCAACGGTCACCCGGGCACCGCGATGAGCCTCGCGCCGGCGGCGTACCTGCTGTACCAGAAGGTGATGCGGCACGACCCGGCCGACACCGACTGGCTGGGCCGCGACCGGTTCATCCTGTCGGCGGGCCACTCCTCGCTCACGCAGTACGTGCAGCTGTACCTCGGCGGCTTCGGGCTGGAGCTGGATGATCTGAAGTCGCTGCGCACGTGGGGGTCGCTGACGCCGGGCCACCCGGAGTACGGCCACACCAAGGGTGTGGAGATCACCACCGGCCCGTTGGGGCAGGGTCTGGCCACGTCGGTCGGGTTCGCGTACGCGGCCCGCTATGAGCGGGGTCTGTTCGATCCGGAGGCGCCGGCGGGCGAGTCGCCCTTCGATCACTTCGTGTACGTGATCGCGTCGGACGGCGACCTGCAGGAGGGCATCACCTCCGAGGCGTCGTCGCTGGCGGGGCATCAGGAGCTGGGGAACCTCGTCGTGATCTACGACGCGAACCAGATCTCCATCGAGGACGACACCGACGTCGCGTTCACCGAGGACGTCGCGGCCCGGTACGAGGCGTACGGCTGGCACGTGCAGACCGTGGACTGGAAGAAGTCCGGGGAGTATGCCGAGGACCCGGCGGAGCTGTTCGCGGCGATCGAGGCGGCCAAGTCAGAGACCGGGAAGCCTTCGATCATCATCCTCAAGACGATCATCGGCTGGCCGGCGCCGAACAAGCAGAACACCGGCAAGATCCACGGCTCCGCCCTCGGTGGGGACGAGCTGGCGGCGACCAAGGAGATCCTCGGCTTCGACCCGGCCGAGACGTTCGCCGTCGCCGACGACGTGATCGCGCACACCCGGGCGCTGGCCGACCGCGCCGCCGAGCAGCGCGCCGCATGGCAGGTCTCCTTCGACGCCTGGGCCGCCGCGAACCCCGAGCGCAAGGCGCTGCTGGACCGCCTGCAGGCGGGCGAGCTTCCCGCCGACCTCGCCGACGCACTGCCGGTGTTCGAATCGGGCAAGGACGTGTCGACCCGCGCGGCATCCGGACAGGTCATCAACGCGCTCGCCGGGCAGCTGCCCGAGCTGTGGGGCGGATCGGCCGACCTGGCCGAGTCGAACCTGACCACGATCAAGGACGCGAAGTCGTTCATCCCCGCCGAGTGGTCCACCGAGGAGTGGACGGGAGACCGGTACGGGCGGGTGCTGCACTTCGGGATCCGCGAGCACGCGATGGGCGCGATCGTCAACGGCATCGTGCTGCACGGTCCGACCCGCGCGTTCGGCGGCACGTTCCTGATCTTCAGCGACTACATGCGCCCCGCGGTGCGCCTGGCCGCCCTCATGGACGTCCCCTCCATCTACGTGTGGACGCACGACTCGGTCGCCCTCGGCGAGGACGGGCCGACGCACCAGCCGATCGAGCAGCTCGCGACCCTCCGGGCGATCCCGAACTTCACCATGGTGCGTCCCGCCGACGCGAACGAGACCGCGCACGCCTGGCTGGAGCTGCTGCGCCGCCAGGGCGGCCCCGCGGGCATCGCCCTGACCCGTCAGAACATCCCGGTGTTCCCACGCGGCGAAGACGGCTTCGCCACCGCCGACGGCGTCGCCAAGGGCGCGTACGTCCTGATCGACGCCGAGGGTGCCACCCCCGACGTGATCCTCATCGCGACCGGTTCCGAGGTGCAGCTGGCCGTGGCCGCACGGGAGACGCTCGCCGCGGAGGGCGTGAACGCCCGCGTGGTGTCGGCCCCGTCGCTGGAATGGTTCGCGGAGCAGACCCCGGAGTACCGCGAGTCGGTGCTCCCCGCGGCGGTCAAGGCGCGCGTGTCGGTCGAGGCCGGCTCCGCGCTCACGTGGGCCGGGATCGTCGGCGACGCCGGCCGCTCGGTCGCGATCGACCACTTCGGCGCCTCCGCCGACTACAAGACCCTGTTCGAGAAGTTCGGCTTCACCGCCGACGCGGTCGCCGACGCGGCCCGCGAGACCATCGCCGCCGCCGCGGCACTCACGAAGGAGTACGCATGA
- the tal gene encoding transaldolase, giving the protein MSTPTQALSAAGVSIWLDDLSRDRITSGNLAELIQTRDVVGVTTNPTIFQGAIGSGAASYADQITDLAKKGATVDDAIFAATTDDVRDAADIFRPVYDATGGVDGRVSIEVSPDLAHDTDATIAQAQALWATVDRPNTLIKIPATKAGLPAITAVIGAGISVNVTLIFSLERYAEVIDAYVAGLEQAQAAGHDISGIHSVASFFVSRVDTEVDKRLSAIGTDEAAGLKSLAGVANARLAYELFEQKFAEPAAAALIAAGGNVQRPLWASTGVKDPNLPDTLYVTELVAPGTVNTMPEKTLEATFDHGDIAGDTITGTYGTAHQVFADLAAVGVDFADVTQVLEDEGVEKFIASWHDLQATVKEALEGALETA; this is encoded by the coding sequence ATGAGCACCCCCACCCAGGCACTGTCGGCCGCCGGTGTCAGCATCTGGCTCGACGACCTCTCCCGCGACCGGATCACCTCCGGCAACCTCGCCGAACTGATCCAGACCCGCGATGTGGTGGGCGTGACCACCAACCCGACCATCTTCCAGGGTGCGATCGGCTCGGGTGCGGCCTCCTACGCCGACCAGATCACCGACCTCGCCAAGAAGGGCGCGACCGTCGACGACGCGATCTTCGCGGCCACGACCGACGACGTCCGGGACGCGGCCGACATCTTCCGCCCCGTCTACGACGCCACCGGCGGCGTGGACGGACGCGTGTCGATCGAGGTCTCCCCCGACCTCGCACACGACACCGACGCGACCATCGCGCAGGCCCAGGCGCTGTGGGCCACCGTCGACCGCCCGAACACGCTCATCAAGATCCCCGCGACCAAGGCGGGCCTGCCGGCGATCACCGCGGTCATCGGAGCGGGCATCTCGGTGAACGTGACGCTGATCTTCTCGCTGGAGCGTTACGCCGAGGTCATCGACGCCTACGTCGCCGGGCTCGAACAGGCCCAGGCGGCCGGGCACGACATCTCCGGCATCCACTCGGTCGCCTCGTTCTTCGTGTCCCGCGTGGACACCGAGGTCGATAAGCGCCTCAGCGCCATCGGCACCGACGAGGCCGCGGGTCTGAAGTCGCTCGCGGGCGTGGCCAACGCGCGTCTGGCGTACGAGCTGTTCGAGCAGAAGTTCGCCGAGCCCGCCGCGGCGGCGCTCATCGCCGCCGGCGGCAACGTGCAGCGCCCGCTGTGGGCCTCCACCGGCGTGAAGGACCCGAACCTCCCCGACACGCTCTACGTCACCGAGCTGGTCGCCCCGGGCACGGTGAACACCATGCCCGAGAAGACCCTCGAGGCCACCTTCGACCACGGCGACATCGCCGGCGACACCATCACCGGCACCTACGGGACCGCGCACCAGGTGTTCGCCGATCTCGCCGCCGTGGGTGTCGACTTCGCCGACGTCACCCAGGTGCTCGAAGACGAGGGCGTCGAGAAGTTCATCGCCTCCTGGCACGACCTCCAGGCCACCGTCAAGGAAGCCCTCGAAGGCGCACTGGAAACCGCCTGA
- a CDS encoding glucose-6-phosphate isomerase: MSFEIHLTGHVKSVVDETLPGLIGDLVASGVTAGDPTLWGPEAETEASQRLGWVQAVSVSRPLVDEIHALRDDLRARGVGRIVLAGMGGSSLAPEVITRTAGVPLVILDSTSPGQVLAAIDGDAETGGLESTALVVASKSGSTVETDSAKRAFETAFRDIGIDPAERIIVVTDPGSPLELSARADGYRVFTADPTVGGRYSALTAFGLVPAGLAGADISEILDEADATLLEVAIDSPENPALVLAAAIAGGDPRRDKLGLITDGTHIAGLPDWIEQLVAESTGKAGTGILPLVLLSVSPEVENVPDDVQIVRIVDEANEFHFFEHHHGEVLISGSLGAQFVVWEYATAIAGRMLGINPFDQPDVESAKDAARGLLDARPVPTGPAFVESGVEVRTSDPALAESGTLAGVLDALWSRIPDGGYVAVQAYVNRLALPQLPGLRELVAADSGRPATFGWGPRFLHSTGQYHKGGPADGVFLQILERSDVDLEIPGRPFTFGELIAAQAAGDARVLAEHGRPVVTLTLTDPQIEVLSLFEAAQ; encoded by the coding sequence ATGAGCTTCGAGATCCACCTGACGGGGCACGTCAAGTCGGTCGTCGACGAGACCCTGCCCGGCCTGATCGGCGACCTGGTCGCGTCGGGCGTCACCGCCGGCGACCCCACGCTGTGGGGTCCCGAGGCGGAGACGGAGGCCTCGCAGCGGCTCGGCTGGGTGCAGGCCGTCAGCGTCTCGCGCCCGCTCGTCGACGAGATCCATGCCCTGCGCGACGATCTGCGCGCCCGCGGAGTCGGGCGGATCGTGCTCGCCGGCATGGGCGGTTCGTCGCTCGCGCCCGAGGTCATCACCCGCACAGCCGGCGTGCCGCTGGTCATCCTCGATTCGACCTCGCCGGGCCAGGTGCTGGCGGCGATCGACGGAGACGCGGAGACGGGCGGGCTCGAGAGCACCGCCCTCGTCGTCGCGTCGAAGTCGGGGTCGACGGTCGAGACCGACTCCGCCAAGCGTGCGTTCGAGACCGCGTTCCGCGACATCGGCATCGACCCGGCCGAGCGCATCATCGTGGTCACCGATCCGGGGTCGCCGCTGGAGCTGTCGGCACGTGCCGACGGCTACCGCGTCTTCACCGCCGATCCCACTGTGGGCGGCCGATACTCGGCACTGACCGCCTTCGGCCTGGTGCCGGCGGGCCTGGCCGGTGCCGACATCTCGGAGATCCTCGACGAGGCCGACGCCACGCTCCTGGAGGTGGCGATCGACAGCCCCGAGAATCCGGCGCTGGTGCTGGCGGCGGCCATCGCCGGCGGCGATCCCCGCAGGGACAAGCTGGGCCTCATCACCGACGGCACCCACATCGCCGGACTCCCCGACTGGATCGAGCAGCTCGTCGCCGAGTCGACCGGGAAGGCCGGCACCGGCATCCTCCCCCTCGTGCTCCTGTCTGTCTCGCCCGAAGTGGAGAATGTGCCGGACGACGTGCAGATCGTGCGGATCGTCGACGAGGCGAACGAGTTCCACTTCTTCGAGCACCACCACGGCGAGGTGCTGATCAGCGGCTCCCTGGGCGCGCAGTTCGTCGTGTGGGAGTACGCGACCGCGATCGCCGGGCGGATGCTCGGGATCAACCCGTTTGATCAGCCCGACGTCGAATCGGCCAAGGATGCCGCACGCGGCCTCCTCGATGCCCGTCCCGTCCCCACCGGACCCGCGTTCGTCGAGAGCGGCGTCGAGGTCCGCACGAGCGACCCCGCCCTCGCGGAATCCGGAACGCTCGCCGGTGTGCTGGACGCCCTGTGGAGCCGCATCCCCGACGGCGGCTACGTCGCCGTGCAGGCCTACGTGAACCGTCTGGCCCTGCCGCAGCTGCCCGGACTGCGCGAGCTCGTCGCGGCGGACTCGGGGCGGCCCGCGACCTTCGGATGGGGGCCGCGGTTCCTCCACTCCACCGGGCAGTACCACAAGGGCGGGCCGGCCGACGGCGTGTTCCTGCAGATCCTCGAGCGCAGCGACGTGGACCTGGAGATCCCCGGTCGCCCGTTCACGTTCGGCGAGCTGATCGCCGCCCAGGCGGCCGGCGACGCGCGCGTGCTCGCCGAGCACGGACGCCCCGTCGTCACCCTCACCCTGACCGACCCCCAGATCGAAGTCCTGTCGCTGTTCGAAGCAGCCCAGTAG
- the zwf gene encoding glucose-6-phosphate dehydrogenase, whose amino-acid sequence MTVEISRGHNPLRDPEDRRLNRIAGPSALVIFGVTGDLSRKKLMPAVYDLANRGLLPPGFALVGFARRDWEDQDFAQVVHDAVRQHARTEFRDETWQQLLQGIRFVSGEFGDEAAFRRLRETVEKLDVERGTMGNHAFYLSIPPKDFAIVAEQLRVSGLVDDTADRPDRWRRVVIEKPFGHDLESAQSLNDALRSTFPTDSIFRIDHYLGKETVQNILALRFANELYEPIWNRNYVDHVQITMAEDIGVGGRAGYYDGVGAARDVIQNHLLQLMALTAMEEPISFDAQHLRAEKEKVLAAVTLPADLATTTARGQYAGGWQGGEKVLGFLEEDGMNPQSETETYAAITLEVNTRRWAGVPFYLRTGKRLGRRVTEIAVVFKRAPELLFSRSETSGQGQNALVIRVQPDEGVTIRFGSKVPGAGAQVRDVTMDFGYGHAFTEASPEAYERLILDVLLGDPPLFPRHEEVELSWKILDPIEKFWAQQGGPLEQYSPGSWGPASADEMLSRAGRTWRRP is encoded by the coding sequence ATGACCGTCGAGATCTCGCGCGGGCACAATCCCCTGCGTGACCCCGAAGACCGTCGCCTGAACCGCATCGCCGGTCCGAGCGCGCTCGTCATCTTCGGCGTCACCGGCGACCTGTCCCGCAAGAAGCTGATGCCCGCCGTCTACGACCTGGCCAATCGCGGCCTCCTGCCACCCGGATTCGCGCTGGTCGGGTTCGCCCGACGCGACTGGGAGGACCAGGACTTCGCGCAGGTCGTGCACGACGCGGTCCGCCAGCACGCCCGCACGGAGTTCCGAGACGAGACGTGGCAGCAGCTCCTCCAGGGAATCCGCTTCGTCTCCGGCGAGTTCGGCGACGAAGCGGCGTTCCGCCGTCTGCGCGAGACGGTCGAGAAGCTCGACGTCGAGCGCGGCACGATGGGCAACCACGCGTTCTACCTCTCGATCCCTCCCAAGGACTTCGCGATCGTGGCCGAACAGCTGCGCGTGTCGGGCCTGGTGGACGACACGGCCGATCGTCCCGATCGCTGGCGCCGCGTGGTGATCGAGAAGCCGTTCGGGCACGACCTCGAGTCGGCGCAGTCGCTCAACGACGCGCTGCGATCGACCTTCCCGACCGACTCGATCTTCCGCATCGACCACTACCTCGGCAAGGAGACGGTCCAGAACATCCTGGCGCTGCGCTTCGCGAACGAGCTGTACGAGCCGATCTGGAACCGCAACTACGTCGACCACGTGCAGATCACCATGGCCGAGGACATCGGCGTGGGCGGCCGGGCGGGGTACTACGACGGCGTCGGGGCGGCGCGCGATGTCATCCAGAACCACCTCCTGCAGCTCATGGCGCTCACCGCCATGGAGGAGCCCATCTCCTTCGACGCCCAGCACCTGCGTGCCGAGAAGGAGAAGGTGCTCGCCGCGGTGACCCTTCCCGCCGACCTTGCGACCACCACCGCGCGCGGCCAGTACGCCGGCGGGTGGCAGGGCGGGGAGAAGGTGCTCGGCTTCCTCGAGGAAGACGGCATGAACCCGCAGTCCGAGACCGAGACCTACGCGGCCATCACCCTCGAGGTGAACACGAGGCGATGGGCGGGCGTGCCCTTCTACCTGCGCACCGGCAAGCGCCTCGGTCGTCGCGTGACCGAGATCGCGGTGGTGTTCAAGCGCGCTCCGGAGCTGCTGTTCTCGCGCAGCGAGACGTCGGGCCAGGGACAGAACGCCCTCGTGATCCGCGTGCAGCCCGATGAGGGCGTGACGATCCGGTTCGGCTCGAAGGTTCCGGGGGCCGGCGCGCAGGTGCGCGACGTCACCATGGACTTCGGCTACGGGCACGCGTTCACCGAGGCCAGCCCCGAAGCCTATGAGCGGCTCATCCTCGACGTGCTCCTGGGCGACCCGCCGCTGTTCCCGCGGCACGAAGAGGTCGAGCTCTCCTGGAAGATCCTCGACCCGATCGAGAAGTTCTGGGCCCAGCAGGGCGGCCCGCTCGAACAGTACTCGCCCGGCTCCTGGGGCCCGGCATCCGCGGATGAGATGCTCTCCCGCGCAGGACGGACCTGGAGGCGCCCGTGA
- a CDS encoding glucose-6-phosphate dehydrogenase assembly protein OpcA — translation MIVDLPDTTVSKISRALVNVREEGGAVALGRVLTLIIITRHGAMEEVIEAANDASREHPMRVIVLMISDPDAPSCLDAQIRVGGDAGASEVVTLTVRGEAGNANLESLVTGLLLPDAPVVAWWPNKTPGEPARTSIGRIAQRRITDAATKSDPAAWVAQLGGAYAPGSTDLAWTRLTHWREQLASILDQPPYEPVTAVRVRGASDSPSTALLAAWLRLVLDVPVDWAYLDPSEWPHGIKSVTLVRESGEINLERPSSNVAVLTQPGQPSHELSFPRRTLRECLAEELRRLDPDLLYGRVITEGWELLEPPAQEA, via the coding sequence GTGATCGTCGATCTGCCCGACACCACCGTCAGCAAGATCTCCCGCGCGCTGGTCAACGTGCGCGAAGAGGGCGGCGCGGTCGCGCTCGGCCGTGTGCTGACGCTCATCATCATCACCCGGCACGGGGCGATGGAGGAGGTCATCGAGGCCGCCAACGACGCGTCGCGCGAGCACCCGATGCGGGTCATCGTGCTGATGATCAGCGATCCGGACGCGCCCTCGTGCCTCGACGCGCAGATACGCGTCGGTGGCGACGCGGGCGCGAGCGAGGTCGTGACCCTCACCGTGCGCGGCGAGGCGGGCAACGCCAACCTCGAATCGCTCGTGACCGGCCTGCTGCTCCCCGATGCCCCGGTGGTGGCCTGGTGGCCGAACAAGACCCCGGGCGAGCCCGCGCGGACCTCGATCGGGCGGATCGCCCAGCGACGCATCACGGACGCCGCGACGAAGTCGGACCCGGCAGCGTGGGTGGCGCAGCTCGGCGGAGCCTACGCCCCCGGATCGACCGATCTCGCCTGGACCCGCCTGACGCACTGGCGCGAGCAGCTGGCCTCGATCCTGGATCAGCCGCCGTACGAGCCCGTCACCGCCGTGCGCGTGCGCGGCGCCTCCGACTCGCCGTCGACGGCGCTGCTGGCCGCCTGGCTGCGTCTGGTGCTCGACGTGCCCGTGGACTGGGCCTACCTCGATCCGTCCGAGTGGCCGCACGGAATCAAGTCCGTGACCCTGGTGCGCGAGAGCGGGGAGATCAACCTCGAGCGCCCCTCGAGCAACGTCGCGGTTCTCACCCAGCCCGGCCAGCCCAGCCACGAGCTGTCGTTCCCCCGACGCACCCTCCGCGAATGCCTCGCAGAGGAGCTCCGACGTCTGGATCCCGACCTCCTGTATGGTCGAGTCATCACCGAGGGATGGGAGCTCCTGGAGCCCCCGGCACAGGAGGCGTGA
- the pgl gene encoding 6-phosphogluconolactonase: protein MVEEWAPKRVVIATDPATLAESVAARFVTRVLKRIDEGKTVHISLTGGSMGSAVLAAAARNPRCAAVDWSRVHFWWSDERFVPRVHPDRNEVQARAALLDALSIPAGNIHAVAAADEGVSLDEAAEAYARDLARFPSSRGPWPSFDVCFLGVGPDAHIASLFPDRPEIQVTDRAVVPVRQSPKPPPERVTMTRPVINSSKRVWMVLAGEDKASALGLALAGASYEGVPAAGAKGCKRTIFFVDQAAAAMVPPELIDREY, encoded by the coding sequence ATGGTTGAGGAATGGGCACCGAAGCGCGTCGTCATCGCGACCGATCCCGCGACCCTCGCCGAGTCCGTAGCGGCCCGTTTCGTGACCCGCGTGCTCAAGCGCATCGATGAGGGCAAGACGGTGCACATCTCGCTGACCGGCGGGAGCATGGGTTCGGCGGTGCTTGCGGCGGCGGCACGGAATCCGCGCTGCGCCGCGGTGGATTGGTCGCGCGTGCACTTCTGGTGGAGCGACGAGCGGTTCGTGCCGCGCGTGCACCCCGACCGCAACGAGGTGCAGGCGCGCGCGGCACTGCTGGACGCGCTGTCCATCCCCGCCGGGAACATCCACGCCGTCGCTGCCGCGGACGAAGGCGTGAGCCTCGACGAAGCGGCCGAAGCCTACGCGCGCGACCTCGCGCGGTTCCCATCCTCCCGCGGGCCATGGCCGTCGTTCGACGTCTGCTTCCTGGGCGTCGGGCCCGATGCGCACATCGCTTCGCTCTTCCCCGATCGCCCGGAGATCCAGGTGACCGACCGCGCCGTGGTTCCCGTGCGGCAGTCCCCCAAGCCCCCGCCGGAGCGCGTGACGATGACGCGGCCCGTCATCAATTCCTCCAAGCGCGTGTGGATGGTGCTCGCCGGCGAGGACAAGGCGTCAGCACTCGGACTCGCGCTGGCCGGTGCCAGCTACGAGGGAGTCCCCGCCGCCGGCGCCAAGGGCTGCAAGCGCACGATCTTCTTCGTCGACCAGGCGGCGGCCGCGATGGTGCCGCCCGAGCTCATCGACCGGGAGTACTGA
- a CDS encoding RNA polymerase-binding protein RbpA, with protein MATGGNAIRGTRVGAGPMGEQDHGFHAERVAVSYWDAMGNETVRYFAAGIPEEEIPDVIDSPHSGLPAGRDKDNPPAVAKTEPYKTHLAYVKERRTEEEAEELLGDALTQLRERRGQA; from the coding sequence ATGGCCACCGGCGGCAACGCGATCCGCGGCACCCGTGTCGGTGCCGGCCCGATGGGCGAGCAGGACCACGGCTTCCACGCCGAGCGCGTGGCCGTCTCGTACTGGGACGCCATGGGCAATGAGACCGTTCGGTACTTCGCAGCGGGCATCCCCGAGGAGGAGATCCCCGACGTGATCGACTCCCCGCACTCGGGCCTCCCCGCCGGTCGCGACAAGGACAACCCGCCCGCTGTCGCCAAGACCGAGCCGTACAAGACGCACCTCGCGTATGTGAAGGAGCGTCGCACGGAGGAAGAGGCCGAGGAGCTCCTCGGCGACGCGCTGACTCAGCTCCGCGAGCGCCGCGGGCAGGCCTAG
- the secG gene encoding preprotein translocase subunit SecG produces MQILEFVLQVLLGITSLLLTLLILLHKGRGGGLSDMFGGGMSSALGSSGLAERNLNRFTIVLALAWFAAIVALGLITKFQGI; encoded by the coding sequence GTGCAGATCCTCGAGTTCGTCCTGCAGGTGCTGCTGGGCATCACCAGCCTGTTGCTCACCCTGCTCATCCTCCTCCACAAGGGCCGTGGCGGTGGTCTCTCCGACATGTTCGGCGGCGGCATGAGCTCCGCGCTGGGTTCGTCGGGCCTGGCCGAGCGCAACCTCAACAGGTTCACGATCGTGCTGGCGCTGGCGTGGTTCGCCGCCATCGTCGCGCTGGGCCTGATCACGAAGTTCCAGGGGATCTGA
- the tpiA gene encoding triose-phosphate isomerase — MVVNRMPLIAGNWKMNLDHLQAVAFVQKLHWTLKDAKHEDGDVEVAVFPPFTDLRTVQTLLDADKIPFALGAQDVSTQDSGAYTGEVSGAFLAKLDARYVIIGHSERRQYHAETDEVVAAKVQAALRHGLVPVICVGETLEQREESGPTAVSVAQLRVALEGVPAGAEFVVAYEPVWAIGTGQVASPDQAQEVCAALRGVIGSALGDDAAARTRVLYGGSVKAANIASFMREPDVDGALVGGASLVVDEFSAIIRYQKHVGV, encoded by the coding sequence ATGGTCGTGAATCGGATGCCGCTCATCGCAGGCAACTGGAAGATGAACCTGGATCACCTGCAGGCGGTCGCGTTCGTGCAGAAGCTGCACTGGACGCTGAAGGATGCCAAGCACGAGGACGGCGACGTGGAGGTGGCGGTGTTCCCGCCGTTCACGGATCTGCGGACCGTGCAGACGCTGCTCGATGCGGACAAGATCCCGTTCGCCCTGGGCGCGCAGGACGTGTCGACCCAGGACTCGGGCGCGTACACGGGTGAGGTGTCGGGAGCGTTCCTGGCCAAGCTCGATGCCCGCTACGTGATCATCGGCCACTCGGAGCGACGCCAGTATCACGCGGAGACCGACGAGGTCGTCGCGGCGAAGGTGCAGGCGGCGCTGCGCCATGGACTGGTGCCGGTGATCTGCGTGGGCGAGACACTGGAGCAGCGCGAGGAGTCCGGTCCGACTGCTGTGTCGGTCGCGCAGCTGCGGGTCGCCCTGGAAGGCGTGCCGGCCGGTGCGGAATTCGTCGTGGCGTACGAGCCGGTGTGGGCCATCGGCACCGGTCAGGTCGCTTCGCCCGACCAGGCGCAGGAGGTGTGCGCTGCGCTGCGCGGCGTCATCGGCTCCGCACTCGGCGACGACGCGGCGGCACGCACCCGGGTGCTCTACGGTGGCTCGGTGAAGGCCGCGAACATCGCGAGCTTCATGCGCGAGCCCGATGTCGACGGCGCCCTGGTGGGTGGCGCGAGCCTCGTGGTCGACGAGTTCTCGGCGATCATCCGCTACCAGAAGCACGTCGGCGTCTGA
- a CDS encoding phosphoglycerate kinase produces MALRTLDSLGSLAGKRVIVRVDFNVPLKDGVITDDGRVRAALPTLNHLINQGAKVVACSHLGRPDGAPDAKYSLAPVAQRLSELLGKPVAFARDTVGESAQEAVAALEDGDVAVIENLRFNAGETAKDDAARRAFAQELAALGDVLVSDGFGVVHRKQASVYDLAELLPSAAGFLIEKEVDVLDRLTENPAPPYTVVLGGSKVSDKLGVIEHLLPRVQKLCIGGGMMFTFLAAQGHKVGKSLLEADQLDTVRGYIDTAAQRGVELVLPVDAVVAASFSADAAHEIADADKLEDTAFGADGLGLDIGPETAELFAAAIRGSKTVFWNGPMGVFEMPAFAAGTKTVAAALTDVDGLSVVGGGDSAAAVRQLGFADDAFGHISTGGGASLEFLEGKKLPGLEVLGWS; encoded by the coding sequence ATGGCATTGCGCACCCTCGATTCGCTGGGTTCGCTGGCCGGAAAACGCGTCATCGTCCGTGTTGACTTCAACGTCCCCCTCAAGGACGGCGTCATCACGGACGATGGCCGTGTTCGGGCAGCACTTCCCACGCTGAACCACCTGATCAACCAGGGCGCCAAGGTCGTCGCGTGCTCGCACCTCGGCCGCCCCGACGGCGCGCCCGATGCGAAGTACAGCCTCGCGCCCGTCGCCCAGCGCCTCTCCGAGCTCCTCGGCAAGCCCGTCGCGTTCGCGCGCGACACGGTCGGCGAGTCGGCACAGGAGGCCGTCGCCGCGCTCGAGGACGGAGATGTCGCCGTCATCGAGAACCTGCGCTTCAACGCGGGGGAGACGGCCAAGGACGACGCCGCGCGCCGCGCATTCGCCCAGGAGCTCGCCGCGCTCGGCGATGTCCTGGTGTCGGACGGCTTCGGCGTCGTGCACCGCAAGCAGGCCTCGGTCTACGATCTCGCGGAGCTGCTGCCCTCGGCGGCGGGCTTCCTGATCGAGAAGGAGGTCGATGTCCTCGACCGTCTGACCGAGAACCCGGCGCCGCCCTACACGGTCGTCCTCGGCGGATCGAAGGTCAGCGACAAGCTCGGCGTCATCGAGCACCTGCTGCCGCGCGTGCAGAAGCTGTGCATCGGCGGAGGCATGATGTTCACATTCCTCGCCGCGCAGGGCCACAAGGTCGGCAAGAGCCTGCTCGAGGCCGACCAGCTCGACACGGTGCGCGGCTACATCGACACCGCCGCCCAGCGCGGCGTGGAGCTGGTGCTCCCCGTCGACGCGGTCGTGGCGGCATCGTTCTCGGCCGACGCGGCCCACGAGATCGCCGACGCCGACAAGCTGGAGGACACGGCGTTCGGCGCCGACGGTCTCGGGCTCGACATCGGCCCCGAGACGGCCGAGCTGTTCGCCGCGGCGATCCGCGGGTCGAAGACGGTGTTCTGGAACGGGCCGATGGGCGTGTTCGAGATGCCCGCCTTCGCCGCGGGCACGAAGACGGTCGCGGCGGCGTTGACCGACGTCGACGGACTGTCGGTCGTGGGCGGGGGCGACTCGGCAGCGGCCGTGCGCCAGCTGGGCTTCGCCGACGACGCGTTCGGCCACATCTCCACCGGTGGCGGTGCCAGCCTCGAGTTCCTCGAGGGCAAGAAGCTTCCCGGACTGGAGGTCCTCGGATGGTCGTGA